Within the Pseudomonadota bacterium genome, the region TTGATACAGTTGTATTCTCGACGCAGCATGCGCCCGAGATGGAGTTAGACCAAATTAGAGAGGCTGTGATTGAGGAGATTATTAAACCAGTCATACCCAATGATTTGATTAAGGGAGAAATCAATTATCTTGTGAACCCAACGGGGCGCTTTGTTGTGGGTGGTCCGCAAGGCGACTGTGGCTTAACTGGTCGAAAGATTATTGTGGATACGTATGGGGGTGCTGCGCATCATGGCGGGGGAGCATTTTCTGGCAAAGATCCGTCCAAAGTGGACCGGTCGGCAGCCTACGCGGCGCGGTATGTGGCAAAGAATATCGTTGCGGCAGGATTAGCTTCTAAATGTGAAGTACAAATTTCCTATGCAATCGGGGTTGCCAAGCCGACAAGCGTTTCGGTAACCACCTTCGGTACCGGGCACATCGACGATGAACAAATCACGAAGTTAGTATTGGCAAACTTTGATTTGCGGCCCAAGGGTATCGTTAAAATGCTTAACTTGTTGCGTCCAATATATGAAAAAACAGCCGCATATGGGCATTTTGGCCGAGATGAGCCGGAGTTTTCTTGGGAAAGTCTCGATAAAGTTGAAACTTTGAAGGTGGTTTTGTAGTCGTAGTATAATATTTGTAATTGCTGAGGAGCGTTGCGACCCTTCCGAATTGACGGAGGGCTAGGCTCAGCACAAGGAACGGCGCTCACAAACTAGGAAGGGATTGGTTTGTGGGCGTTTTTTATTGCCCTAAGCCGAAGATACTTTAGGATAAGGAGGGCAGTAAATGTCGGCAGTAATGCAAAAATTCACATCCACCGAGGATCATCTGGTGGCCGATCTGTCGCTTTCGTCTTGGGGCAGAAAAGAAATTTCGATAGCTGAAATTGAAATGCCTGGGCTAATGGCGATTCGAAAGGAGTACGCTTCCAGTCAGCCGCTCGCGGGTGCTCGAATTGCCGGGTCGCTTCACATGACGATTCAAACTGCCGT harbors:
- the metK gene encoding methionine adenosyltransferase, encoding MSEYLFTSESVSEGHPDKVADQISDAVLDAILAQDPSARVAAETLVNTGLVVMAGEITTSATVDFQQVARDTLKRIGYDNTDFGIDYRGCSVLVAYDKQSPDIKRGVDAAHDDPLNQGAGDQGLMFGYACDETGVYMPLAIHLSHRLVERQSELRRDGRLPWLRPDAKSQVTLRYVDGKPQAIDTVVFSTQHAPEMELDQIREAVIEEIIKPVIPNDLIKGEINYLVNPTGRFVVGGPQGDCGLTGRKIIVDTYGGAAHHGGGAFSGKDPSKVDRSAAYAARYVAKNIVAAGLASKCEVQISYAIGVAKPTSVSVTTFGTGHIDDEQITKLVLANFDLRPKGIVKMLNLLRPIYEKTAAYGHFGRDEPEFSWESLDKVETLKVVL